The genome window TATAAACTTTAACACCATCTTTAGTTAAGTGCTTCACTAAATTCATTCCTACGCTGCCAATACCTTGTACAATAGCTTTTTTTCCTGCTAAACTATCGCTGCCCCATTTTTCTTTGGCAGAAGCTTTAATACCAAGATATACTCCATACGCTGTTACTGGCGAAGGGTCTCCGCTGCCACCAAGGCTTTCCGGCATGCCACTTACGTGTTTTGTTTCCATGCCAATAAATTCCATGTCTTTACTTCCCATTCCAACATCCTCAGCTGTAATGTATTTGCCCGACAGGCTATTTACAAATTTTCCGAATCTGCGCAATAATGCTTCGTTTTTATGTTTGCTAGAGTCGCCTATAATTACGGCTTTTCCTCCACCTAAATTTAAACCTGCTACCGAGGCTTTGTATGTCATACCTCTTGACAGGCGAAGCACATCGTTTAGTGCTTCTGCTTCGTTGTTGTACTGCCACATACGTGTGCCACCTAAGCTTGGTCCCAAAACGGTGTTGTGAATAGCAATAATTGCTTTTAGCCCAGTTTCTATGTCGCTACAAAAAACAACTTGTTCGTGGTTATTTTTTAGCATATCTGATAATACAGTTAAGTTAGCAGATGGAGCTTCAGCTGTTTTGCTTAAGGTAGTACTCATAAAATTTATTTTGCCTTTTTTGTATTCGTATTAATTGGTGTAATTATACTAATTTTTAGCGATACTAGGGCAAAATACTATGTATAGAATTTTATGTAATTGTGCAATTAAATTTTTTTAGTTCAATTATATTTCAGAAACTTTATGACTCTTATAATTAGTATCAGTTTCATATAAGTTGTGTTAAAAAAATATTACGATAAAAGTTTAATTGAAGCCGGTTGTGATGAAGCTGGAAGAGGCTGTATGGCTGGCCCTGTATATGCAGCAGCAGTTATACTGCCCAAGAGTTTTAGCCATCCGTTATTAAATGATTCTAAAAAATTAACAGATGCACAGCGTAAAATTCTTAGACCAATTATAGAACAAGAGGCGCTTGCATATGCAGTAGCATCGGTTTCGGAAGCAATGATTGATAAAATTAACATTTTAAATGCTTCTATACGAGCCATGCATTTGGCTGTGGCAAAGCTAAAAACAGAACCAGCTCTTTTATTGATTGATGGTAATAGGTTTAAGCCTTATAAGAATGTTCAGCACCACTGTATTATAGGCGGAGATGGAAAGTATGCCTCTATTGCAGCGGCCTCTATTTTGGCTAAAACGTATAGAGATGATTTTATGGACAAGTTGCATGATTCTTTCCCCGTGTATGGATGGCTTAAGAATAAAGGGTACGGTACCCTTGATCATAGAATTGCGATGGAAAAGCATGGCTTGTGTGAGTACCATCGTAAATCATTTAAACTAAAATCTACACAACTTGCTATAGCGTTTAAGTAAAATATTTATGAAGCTTTGAAATCATTAGCGTACCTCAATTCGTATTTGTTTAAGTATAAATTCCAGCTTGTATTGGGAATAGTGTTTGTTGCGCTGTCTAACTTTTTTGCTGTTTACACAGCTCCACTTGTTCGCTCTGCAGTTGATTATATTAAAAAGGTTTCTGAAAATACAGCTGGCTATGACAAAGAATCTGTTTTTAGCGAGCTGGTTCAGTTTGGCTTGTTAATTTTTTCAGCGGCTTTGTTGAACGGAATTTTTATGTTTCTAATGCGCCAAACTATAATTGTAATGAGTAGGAGAGTAGAGTATGATTTGAAAAATGATATTTATAATCATTACCAAAAACTAAGTCTGGCATTTTACAAACGAAACAACACAGGCGATTTGATGAATAGAATTAGTGAAGATGTAAGTCGTGTGCGAATGTATATCGGGCCTGCAATCATGTATGTAGTAAATACACTGGTAACGTTTGTACTTACGCTCATTTTTATGTTTAACGTAAATACAGAGCTAACCATTTATGTGCTAATTCCCTTGCCATTCTTGGTTTTTGGAATATACTATGTAAGCGCATTGATTAATAAAAAGAGTACAATAGTACAAGAACAACTTTCTACGCTTTCTACTATTGCACAAGAAACTTTTTCGGGAATACGAGTTATAAAGTCGTATGGCCGGGAAGACTATTATGCTGCTAAATTTGAGAACGAGAGCGAAGTGTATAAAAATAAAAATTTGTCTTTAGTAAGAACGGATGCTCTTTTTCAGCCTGTAATGATTTTGATGATTGGGCTTAGTACGTTGCTTACCATATTTATTGGAGGCAAGCAGGCTATTGAAGGTTCTATAAGCATTGGTAACATTGCAGAATTTATTATCTACGTAAATCGTTTAACATGGCCAATAGCTTCGTTGGGTTGGGTTACCTCTCTTATACAGCGTGCTGCGGCATCGCAAACCAGAATAAACGAATTTTTGCACACAGAACCCGAAGTTAGAAATCAATCTACTCTGAATTATAAACTTGATGGAAAAATTGAATTTAAAAATGTAAGTTTTGTATATCCCGATTCAGGTATTCAGGCATTAAAGAATGTTTCGTTTGTGCTGGATTCTGGTAAAACACTTGCTATTATTGGAAAAACTGGTAGCGGAAAATCTACTTTAGCAAACTTAGTATGTAGAATGTATGATGTTTCTTCCGGCAGTATTGAAATTGATGGAAAAATAATACAGGAGCACAATTTGAATATTTTGAGAACATCTATTGGATATGTTCCACAAGAAGTTTTCTTATTTTCTGATACAATTACTGGAAATATTTCA of Bacteroidota bacterium contains these proteins:
- a CDS encoding Glu/Leu/Phe/Val dehydrogenase — protein: MLKNNHEQVVFCSDIETGLKAIIAIHNTVLGPSLGGTRMWQYNNEAEALNDVLRLSRGMTYKASVAGLNLGGGKAVIIGDSSKHKNEALLRRFGKFVNSLSGKYITAEDVGMGSKDMEFIGMETKHVSGMPESLGGSGDPSPVTAYGVYLGIKASAKEKWGSDSLAGKKAIVQGIGSVGMNLVKHLTKDGVKVYITDINEARLKMVAAETKAEVIAADKIYDIDAEIYAPCALGATVNDDTLGRLKCSIIAGAANNQLADEVKHGEAVIKKGILYAPDFVINAGGLINVYSELEGYNRERAMAKAEGIYNTTLSIFAISKEKNIPTYMAANQLAEKRIAEIARIKSTF
- a CDS encoding ABC transporter ATP-binding protein, giving the protein MKSLAYLNSYLFKYKFQLVLGIVFVALSNFFAVYTAPLVRSAVDYIKKVSENTAGYDKESVFSELVQFGLLIFSAALLNGIFMFLMRQTIIVMSRRVEYDLKNDIYNHYQKLSLAFYKRNNTGDLMNRISEDVSRVRMYIGPAIMYVVNTLVTFVLTLIFMFNVNTELTIYVLIPLPFLVFGIYYVSALINKKSTIVQEQLSTLSTIAQETFSGIRVIKSYGREDYYAAKFENESEVYKNKNLSLVRTDALFQPVMILMIGLSTLLTIFIGGKQAIEGSISIGNIAEFIIYVNRLTWPIASLGWVTSLIQRAAASQTRINEFLHTEPEVRNQSTLNYKLDGKIEFKNVSFVYPDSGIQALKNVSFVLDSGKTLAIIGKTGSGKSTLANLVCRMYDVSSGSIEIDGKIIQEHNLNILRTSIGYVPQEVFLFSDTITGNISFSSITEGNIFTNTQVEQAAKDAAIYNDIIRFPDKFETVVGERGITLSGGQKQRLSIARAIIKAPQILIFDDCLSAVDTETEETIQRNLKRIMKNRTSVIISHRVSSVKKADFIIVLNEGQIIEQGSHQQLIEQNGYYAEMYQMQLLKE
- a CDS encoding ribonuclease HII translates to MLKKYYDKSLIEAGCDEAGRGCMAGPVYAAAVILPKSFSHPLLNDSKKLTDAQRKILRPIIEQEALAYAVASVSEAMIDKINILNASIRAMHLAVAKLKTEPALLLIDGNRFKPYKNVQHHCIIGGDGKYASIAAASILAKTYRDDFMDKLHDSFPVYGWLKNKGYGTLDHRIAMEKHGLCEYHRKSFKLKSTQLAIAFK